The following are encoded together in the Chlorocebus sabaeus isolate Y175 chromosome 20, mChlSab1.0.hap1, whole genome shotgun sequence genome:
- the CNR2 gene encoding cannabinoid receptor 2 codes for MEECWVTEIANGSKNGLDFNPMKDYMILSGPQKIAVAVLCTLLGLLSALENVTVLCLILSSHRLRQKPSYLFIGSLAGADFLASVVFACSFVNFHVFHGMDSKAVFLLKIGSVTMTFTASVGSLLLTAIDRYLCLRYPPSYKALLTRGRALVTLGIMWVLSALVSYLPLMGWTCCPRPCSELFPLIPNDYLLGWLLFIAFLFSGIIYTYGHVLWKAHQHVASLSGHQDRQMPGMARMRLDVRLAKTLGLVLAVLLICWFPVLALMVHSLATTLSDQVKKAFAFCSMLCLVNSMVNPVIYALRSGEIRSSAHHCLARWRKCVRGLGSEAKEEAPRSSVTETEADGKITPWPDSRDLDHSSC; via the coding sequence ATGGAGGaatgctgggtgacagagatagcCAATGGCTCCAAGAATGGCTTGGATTTCAACCCTATGAAGGATTACATGATCCTGAGTGGTCCCCAGAAAATAGCTGTTGCCGTGTTGTGCACTCTTCTGGGCCTGCTAAGTGCCCTGGAGAACGTGACTGTACTCTGTCTGATCCTGTCCTCCCACCGGCTCCGCCAGAAGCCCTCATACCTGTTCATTGGCAGCTTGGCTGGAGCCGACTTCCTGGCCAGTGTGGTCTTTGCATGCAGCTTTGTGAATTTTCATGTTTTCCATGGTATGGATTCCAAGGCTGTCTTCCTGCTGAAGATTGGCAGCGTGACCATGACCTTCACAGCCTCTGTGGGTAGCCTGCTGCTGACCGCCATTGACCGATACCTCTGCCTGCGCTACCCACCCTCCTACAAAGCTCTGCTCACCCGCGGGAGGGCACTGGTGACCCTGGGCATCATGTGGGTCCTCTCAGCACTGGTCTCCTACCTGCCGCTCATGGGATGGACTTGCTGTCCCAGGCCCTGCTCGGAGCTTTTCCCACTGATCCCCAATGACTACCTGCTGGGCTGGCTCCTGTTCATCGCCTTCCTCTTTTCCGGAATCATCTACACCTATGGGCATGTTCTCTGGAAAGCCCATCAGCATGTAGCCAGTTTGTCTGGGCACCAGGACAGGCAGATGCCAGGAATGGCCCGAATGAGGCTGGACGTGAGGTTGGCCAAGACCCTGGGGCTGGTGCTGGCTGTGCTCCTCATCTGTTGGTTCCCAGTGCTGGCCCTCATGGTCCACAGCCTGGCCACTACGCTCAGCGACCAGGTCAAGAAGGCCTTTGCCTTCTGCTCCATGCTGTGCCTCGTCAACTCCATGGTCAACCCTGTCATCTACGCTCTGCGGAGTGGGGAGATCCGCTCCTCTGCCCATCACTGCCTGGCTCGCTGGAGGAAGTGTGTGAGGGGCCTTGGGTCAGAGGCAAAAGAAGAAGCCCCGAGGTCCTCAGTCACCGAGACAGAGGCTGATGGGAAAATCACTCCGTGGCCAGATTCCAGAGATCTAGACCACTCCAGTTGCTGA